Proteins co-encoded in one Metabacillus sp. KUDC1714 genomic window:
- a CDS encoding GerAB/ArcD/ProY family transporter — translation MQQQKISALQLFYVIVGFEIGTAIILAIGAGAKQDAWLAILISMLSGLFLIGVFTQLSLYYPNDTLFSMLPKIIGKYLSYPIILIYIFYFIYLAATVCRDFGDLISSTLLVETPTFVVISSFMVLVIYCLRGGVVTFVRMGEMVFPLYIISLIILWILLLSVEDFNLNNLTPIMGNGLRPILKEVYPGIINFPFGETIIIMMFIPYLNNKQIIRKLGMIVILVGGLILTINTILVLSVLGPEIYGEKSFPLIIATKMVSIADFLERFDALVILMMVSGVFFKVGGCIFGAAVAISQLVKLNHTKSVILGLGTIISPLSLLIATNFVEYLKIAYSYFIPYLFVPLQIIVPIILLCIAFIRKKLNLGNSST, via the coding sequence ATGCAACAACAAAAAATAAGTGCACTTCAACTCTTTTATGTCATAGTGGGATTCGAAATTGGAACCGCGATCATTTTGGCAATAGGGGCTGGAGCAAAGCAGGATGCATGGTTGGCAATTCTGATTAGTATGTTAAGTGGTCTGTTTCTAATAGGTGTTTTTACACAATTATCACTTTATTATCCGAATGATACATTATTTTCAATGCTACCAAAAATCATTGGAAAGTACCTTTCTTATCCAATTATATTAATTTATATTTTTTACTTTATCTATTTAGCAGCAACGGTTTGTCGTGATTTCGGGGATTTAATTTCTTCTACATTGTTAGTTGAAACCCCAACATTCGTAGTGATTAGTAGCTTTATGGTGTTAGTGATCTATTGTCTTCGTGGTGGAGTTGTGACATTTGTAAGAATGGGAGAAATGGTATTTCCACTATACATTATATCTTTGATTATTCTTTGGATATTATTATTAAGTGTGGAAGATTTTAATCTAAATAATCTTACTCCTATAATGGGGAATGGATTAAGGCCAATTTTGAAAGAGGTATATCCTGGTATTATAAACTTTCCTTTTGGAGAAACGATTATCATTATGATGTTTATTCCTTATTTAAATAACAAACAAATAATTAGAAAGCTAGGGATGATTGTAATTTTAGTCGGTGGGTTAATACTTACAATTAATACAATTTTGGTTTTATCTGTCTTAGGTCCGGAAATTTATGGTGAAAAATCTTTCCCTTTAATAATAGCTACTAAAATGGTTTCTATTGCAGATTTCCTTGAACGATTTGATGCATTGGTTATTTTAATGATGGTATCAGGGGTATTTTTTAAAGTTGGCGGTTGTATATTTGGCGCTGCTGTTGCAATCTCCCAATTAGTTAAGTTAAATCATACTAAATCGGTAATACTCGGTTTGGGAACCATTATTTCTCCATTATCATTATTAATTGCAACGAATTTTGTTGAATATTTGAAAATTGCCTATAGTTATTTTATTCCCTATCTTTTCGTGCCACTACAAATAATCGTACCAATAATACTGCTATGTATTGCATTTATCCGTAAAAAATTAAACCTTGGTAATTCGTCTACCTGA
- the spoVK gene encoding stage V sporulation protein K gives MEHDRAVTYKTNGQINIILNNQSKDKIDDKVSSSSYDLKIPKVEGKHTILKEIEAEMSSLVGMNEMKRMIKEIYAWIFINKKREEQGLKAGKQALHMMFKGNPGTGKTTVARLVGKLFFQMNVLSKGHLIEAERADLVGEYIGHTAQKTRDLIKKALGGILFIDEAYSLARGGEKDFGKEAIDTLVKHMEDKQHDFVLILAGYPREMENFLSLNPGLLSRFPLVVDFPDYSVDDLMEISDRMMSEREYRFNDEAVIKLREHLMSVKTMTPPAKFSNGRYVRNIIEKSIRSQAMRLLLTDKYNREDLLTIKGQDLVLTDEKAN, from the coding sequence TTGGAACATGATCGAGCAGTTACTTATAAAACCAATGGACAGATTAATATCATATTAAATAATCAATCTAAAGACAAAATCGATGATAAAGTAAGCTCATCCTCCTATGACTTGAAAATCCCAAAAGTAGAAGGGAAGCATACAATTTTAAAAGAAATAGAAGCCGAAATGAGTTCCCTTGTAGGAATGAATGAAATGAAACGAATGATAAAAGAAATATATGCTTGGATTTTTATCAATAAAAAGCGTGAGGAACAAGGTTTAAAGGCTGGAAAACAAGCCCTCCATATGATGTTTAAGGGGAATCCAGGAACTGGTAAAACAACGGTAGCAAGGTTAGTTGGGAAGTTGTTTTTTCAAATGAATGTCTTGTCAAAAGGGCATCTAATTGAAGCTGAAAGAGCTGATCTTGTAGGAGAATATATTGGTCATACGGCACAAAAAACTCGTGATCTTATAAAAAAAGCACTAGGTGGAATCTTATTTATTGATGAAGCCTATTCACTTGCTAGAGGTGGGGAAAAAGATTTTGGCAAAGAAGCTATTGATACATTAGTAAAACATATGGAGGATAAACAACATGATTTTGTATTAATACTTGCAGGGTATCCAAGAGAAATGGAAAACTTTTTATCTCTAAATCCCGGACTATTGTCAAGGTTTCCACTAGTTGTAGATTTTCCTGATTATTCAGTTGATGATCTAATGGAAATTTCTGACCGGATGATGTCTGAGCGGGAATATCGCTTTAATGATGAGGCAGTAATAAAACTTAGGGAACATTTAATGTCTGTTAAAACGATGACACCTCCAGCAAAATTTAGTAATGGCCGATATGTTAGAAATATCATAGAGAAATCAATACGTTCTCAAGCAATGCGCTTATTACTTACAGATAAATATAACCGTGAGGACCTTCTAACAATTAAGGGCCAAGATTTAGTGTTAACAGATGAAAAGGCAAATTAA
- the hfq gene encoding RNA chaperone Hfq, with amino-acid sequence MKQSINIQDQVLNQLRKDGTFVTVFLLNGFQLRGLVKGFDNFTVLLETEGKQQLIYKHAISTFSPQKNIQLVLE; translated from the coding sequence ATGAAACAATCTATCAACATTCAAGATCAAGTTCTTAATCAATTACGTAAGGATGGTACTTTTGTAACTGTATTTTTACTAAATGGATTTCAATTAAGAGGCCTAGTTAAGGGCTTTGATAACTTTACAGTTCTTTTAGAAACAGAAGGTAAACAACAACTTATTTATAAACATGCAATCTCTACTTTTTCACCACAAAAAAATATACAATTAGTGCTTGAATAA
- a CDS encoding MerR family transcriptional regulator yields the protein MSDNIRRSMPLFPIGIVMQLTDLSARQIRYYEENELIFPARTESNRRLFTFNDVDKLLEIRNLIEQGVNLAGIKQIFSRNDSAHKEAQLEQPKTVEKPDISDAELRKLLKSELMQAGRFNRPTLRHGDMSRFFH from the coding sequence ATGAGTGATAATATTCGACGCTCAATGCCCCTATTTCCGATTGGAATTGTTATGCAGTTAACAGATCTTTCTGCAAGACAAATCCGATATTATGAAGAGAATGAATTGATTTTTCCCGCTAGAACCGAGAGCAATCGAAGACTTTTCACTTTTAATGATGTTGATAAGTTATTGGAGATTCGTAACTTAATTGAGCAAGGTGTAAATTTAGCAGGAATTAAACAAATTTTCTCCAGAAATGATAGCGCGCATAAAGAAGCTCAACTGGAACAACCTAAAACTGTTGAGAAGCCAGACATAAGTGATGCGGAATTGCGCAAGCTACTGAAATCCGAACTAATGCAAGCGGGTCGCTTTAATCGACCAACTTTAAGACATGGCGACATGTCAAGGTTTTTTCATTAA
- the miaA gene encoding tRNA (adenosine(37)-N6)-dimethylallyltransferase MiaA, protein MEKRKLVVIIGPTAVGKTKLSIDLAHRLNGEVISGDSMQIYKNMDIGTAKIKVDEMDGIHHHLIDIKNPDEDYSVAEFQATVRPLIEEISNKGKTPMIVGGTGLYIQSVLYDYQFTENPTDPEFRSRLEKELVEKGEIALHKILEEIDFEAASKIHPNNSRRVIRALEIYHCTNKTMSEYIRSQEQELLYDVALIGLTMDREVLYDRINQRVDLMINQGLIEEVKQLYNLGIRNTQAIQAIGYKELYDYFDGKITYTDVIQLLKQNSRRYAKRQLTWFRNKMDVKWFDMTPPIKHDKMVDEIFTYIAGKLQD, encoded by the coding sequence GTGGAGAAAAGGAAACTCGTCGTCATCATTGGTCCAACAGCAGTTGGAAAAACAAAACTAAGCATTGATTTAGCTCATCGCCTTAATGGTGAAGTTATTAGTGGTGATTCAATGCAAATTTATAAGAATATGGATATCGGGACAGCAAAGATCAAAGTAGATGAAATGGATGGTATACACCATCATTTAATTGATATAAAAAATCCTGATGAAGATTATTCTGTAGCTGAATTTCAGGCGACTGTCCGTCCTTTAATTGAAGAAATTTCAAATAAAGGGAAAACACCAATGATTGTTGGAGGTACAGGCTTATATATACAATCTGTTTTATATGATTATCAATTTACAGAAAACCCTACAGATCCTGAATTTAGGTCAAGGCTTGAAAAGGAGCTAGTGGAAAAAGGTGAAATAGCGCTTCATAAAATACTTGAAGAAATCGATTTTGAAGCAGCAAGTAAAATTCACCCAAATAATAGTAGAAGGGTGATTCGTGCCCTTGAGATTTATCACTGTACAAACAAAACTATGTCTGAATACATAAGAAGTCAAGAACAGGAACTGCTTTATGATGTAGCATTAATTGGGTTAACCATGGATCGAGAAGTGTTGTATGATCGCATTAATCAACGAGTTGATCTTATGATTAACCAAGGCTTAATTGAAGAAGTAAAGCAACTTTATAATCTAGGTATCCGTAATACTCAAGCGATCCAAGCGATTGGTTATAAGGAGTTATATGACTATTTTGATGGAAAAATAACCTACACTGATGTGATACAATTGCTGAAGCAAAATTCTAGAAGATATGCAAAACGTCAGTTGACCTGGTTTCGAAACAAGATGGATGTCAAATGGTTTGACATGACCCCACCAATCAAGCATGATAAAATGGTTGATGAAATTTTTACATATATTGCAGGAAAGCTTCAAGATTAA
- the mutL gene encoding DNA mismatch repair endonuclease MutL, whose protein sequence is MGKIIRLDDQLSNKIAAGEVVERPASVVKELLENAIDANSTIVEIEIEEAGLGKIRILDNGDGIEQDDCLNAFHRHATSKIKDENDLFRIRTLGFRGEALPSIASVSMLDMKTSTGSGAGTNLVLTGGKMEKHESTASRKGTDITVRNLFFNTPARLKYMKTVHTELGNITDIVNRIALAHPHVSIRLVHNGKKLLHTNGNGDVRQVLAAIYGMSIAKKMKKISLESLDFEVNGYVALPEITRASRNYISTIINGRFIKNYPLVKAIQQGYHTLLPIGRFPIVFLEIRMDPILVDVNVHPSKLEVRLSKEAELNELITKGIRDVFRQQQLIPSVETPKAQRVKTTDEQQHFTFDHSSEISSQQQKSINPFHHSTVVKENPFETIAQIPVTSEVKATENEMEVDPFEVEQEESSQQWEQPFEDEELVEDESSSKEEVKETIFLSERVPPLYPIGQMHGTYILAQNERGLFIIDQHAAQERIKYEFYREKVGEIHSEVQELLVPLTFEYSNDETMIIEAHIDTLAKVGIFLEPFGRNSYIVRSHPQWFPRGDEATTIEEIIQQVLEEKKIDIKKLREEAAIMMSCKASIKANHHLRNDEIFALLETLRKTSDPFTCPHGRPIIVHYSTYEMEKMFKRVM, encoded by the coding sequence TTGGGAAAGATTATTCGCCTCGATGACCAGCTATCAAATAAAATTGCCGCAGGTGAGGTTGTTGAACGACCAGCTTCGGTTGTAAAAGAACTATTAGAGAATGCGATTGATGCTAATAGCACGATTGTAGAAATTGAGATTGAAGAAGCGGGCTTAGGTAAAATAAGAATTCTTGATAATGGTGATGGAATTGAACAAGATGATTGCCTAAATGCTTTTCATCGTCATGCCACAAGTAAGATTAAAGATGAAAATGACCTCTTTCGAATTAGAACATTGGGGTTTAGAGGTGAGGCTTTACCTAGTATCGCCTCTGTATCAATGCTTGATATGAAAACGAGCACTGGTAGTGGTGCGGGAACAAACCTCGTTTTAACCGGTGGGAAAATGGAGAAACATGAATCAACCGCAAGCCGAAAAGGCACGGACATTACGGTTAGAAATTTATTTTTTAATACACCAGCACGCTTGAAATATATGAAAACCGTTCATACAGAGCTAGGTAACATCACAGACATTGTGAATCGTATAGCCCTTGCTCATCCACATGTATCAATTCGTCTCGTTCATAATGGCAAAAAGCTCTTACACACAAATGGAAATGGTGATGTACGACAAGTATTGGCCGCGATTTATGGTATGTCGATTGCTAAAAAAATGAAAAAGATATCGTTAGAGTCACTTGATTTCGAAGTAAATGGTTATGTGGCACTTCCAGAAATAACAAGAGCATCTCGAAACTATATCTCGACCATTATTAATGGGCGTTTTATTAAAAACTACCCACTAGTAAAAGCCATTCAACAAGGCTATCACACATTGTTACCGATTGGTCGTTTTCCAATTGTTTTTTTAGAAATAAGAATGGATCCAATCCTTGTTGATGTCAATGTTCATCCATCAAAGCTAGAGGTCAGATTAAGTAAAGAAGCTGAACTAAATGAACTAATAACTAAAGGGATTCGCGATGTATTTAGACAGCAACAGCTCATTCCATCTGTTGAAACACCTAAGGCACAAAGAGTAAAAACAACCGATGAACAGCAACATTTTACTTTTGATCACTCATCAGAAATTTCATCTCAACAACAAAAATCGATTAATCCTTTTCATCATTCGACTGTTGTAAAAGAAAATCCATTTGAAACAATAGCTCAAATACCTGTAACTAGTGAGGTGAAGGCTACAGAAAATGAAATGGAAGTGGATCCTTTCGAAGTAGAACAAGAAGAATCGTCACAACAATGGGAACAACCGTTTGAAGATGAAGAATTAGTCGAGGATGAATCATCTAGTAAAGAAGAGGTAAAAGAAACTATTTTCTTAAGTGAGCGGGTTCCACCATTGTATCCAATCGGACAAATGCACGGAACCTACATTTTAGCCCAAAATGAACGTGGCCTCTTTATCATTGATCAACACGCTGCCCAAGAACGAATTAAATATGAATTTTATCGTGAAAAGGTTGGAGAAATTCATTCAGAGGTTCAAGAGCTATTAGTACCATTAACTTTTGAATATTCAAATGATGAAACAATGATCATCGAAGCACACATTGACACTCTCGCCAAGGTTGGTATTTTCCTAGAACCATTTGGTCGAAATAGCTACATTGTCAGATCACACCCACAATGGTTCCCAAGGGGCGATGAAGCGACAACAATTGAAGAGATTATTCAACAAGTACTTGAAGAGAAAAAAATTGATATTAAAAAACTTCGCGAAGAGGCAGCCATTATGATGAGCTGTAAAGCTTCGATTAAGGCAAACCATCATTTACGTAACGATGAAATCTTTGCTTTACTTGAGACATTAAGAAAAACGTCTGATCCATTTACTTGTCCGCATGGACGACCGATTATTGTTCATTACTCAACTTATGAGATGGAGAAGATGTTTAAACGAGTTATGTAA
- a CDS encoding class I SAM-dependent methyltransferase, producing MNEHIRNNVKRFQGFGTLYDKNRPIPPQDIIEIVKKYLRRQPQTVIDVGCGTGLSTFLWVNEANSIIGFEPNNDMRNVALAKLQEFDEPSNIQFIKGFSHQLDLPTESVDVVTCSQSFHWMDPHSTLQEFSRVLRGGGVFAAYDCDWPPTFDWLIEEQYKQLISLVNKKLMQLTEKDEQPYRWKKSEHLQKIRESNLFRFSKEIVFHHWEKCDATRYANIAFSNGGLQTAIQLGADDLHEAVNDFKDQVKESFAGESCDVLFSYRMRLAVK from the coding sequence GTGAATGAACATATACGAAATAATGTGAAGCGATTTCAGGGATTTGGGACACTATATGATAAAAATCGTCCTATACCACCTCAAGATATTATAGAGATCGTTAAAAAATACTTACGAAGACAACCTCAAACTGTTATAGATGTGGGCTGTGGCACTGGTCTTTCTACATTTTTATGGGTAAATGAAGCTAACTCCATTATTGGGTTCGAGCCAAATAATGACATGAGAAATGTGGCACTTGCAAAATTGCAAGAGTTTGATGAGCCGTCGAACATACAATTTATAAAAGGCTTTTCACATCAATTAGATTTACCAACAGAATCTGTTGACGTCGTGACATGCTCGCAATCCTTTCATTGGATGGATCCACACAGTACATTACAAGAATTTTCCCGTGTCCTTCGTGGTGGAGGAGTATTCGCTGCATACGATTGTGACTGGCCACCTACCTTTGACTGGTTAATCGAGGAACAATACAAACAACTGATATCGCTCGTCAATAAGAAATTAATGCAGTTGACTGAAAAGGACGAACAACCTTACAGATGGAAAAAGTCTGAGCATCTACAGAAAATTCGTGAGTCAAACCTATTTCGTTTTTCAAAGGAAATTGTCTTCCATCATTGGGAAAAATGTGATGCAACACGATATGCAAATATTGCTTTTAGCAATGGAGGATTACAAACTGCGATACAACTAGGTGCCGATGACTTGCATGAAGCAGTTAATGATTTTAAAGATCAAGTGAAGGAGTCATTTGCAGGTGAAAGTTGTGACGTACTATTTAGCTATCGGATGAGATTGGCGGTTAAATAA
- a CDS encoding methionine gamma-lyase family protein produces the protein MFNYLKHGAELAPMVAKVEEKIKEVHEAIERQSEANQFRVLQSFQKHRVSDSHFIPTTGYGYDDIGRDTLEEIYADVFGGEAGLVRPQIISGTHAISIALFGVLRPGDELVYITGKPYDTLEEIVGIRGSGIGSLKEFQIGYKTVDLRENGEIDFDAVKNAITYKTKMIGIQRSKGYATRPSFTLAEIEEMISFVKSLKEDVVIFVDNCYGEFVEELEPCHVGADLMAGSLIKNPGGGIAKTGGYIVGKKSLVEACSYRMTSPGIGAEAGASLYSLQEMYQGFFLAPHVVGQALKGAVFTSSFLEELGLQTNPSWNSTRTDLIQSVQFNDAKLMVAFCQAIQYASPINSHVTPYPNYMPGYEDDVIMAAGTFIQGASIELSADGPIRAPFVAYVQGGLTYSHVKIAICSAIDSLLDQELLTINS, from the coding sequence ATGTTTAATTATTTAAAACATGGTGCAGAACTTGCACCAATGGTAGCTAAGGTAGAAGAAAAGATAAAGGAAGTTCATGAGGCGATTGAGAGACAAAGTGAAGCAAACCAATTTCGTGTCCTTCAAAGTTTTCAAAAGCACCGTGTTAGTGATTCTCATTTCATTCCGACTACAGGTTATGGTTATGATGACATAGGTAGAGACACATTGGAAGAAATATATGCAGATGTATTCGGTGGAGAAGCAGGTTTGGTAAGACCACAAATCATATCTGGTACTCATGCGATCTCAATAGCATTATTTGGTGTGTTAAGACCAGGGGATGAACTTGTATATATTACTGGTAAACCCTATGATACGCTTGAAGAAATTGTAGGGATTAGAGGAAGTGGAATAGGCTCATTAAAGGAGTTTCAGATTGGATATAAAACCGTTGATCTCCGCGAAAATGGGGAAATTGATTTCGATGCTGTTAAGAATGCGATTACGTACAAGACAAAAATGATCGGTATTCAACGCTCAAAAGGCTATGCAACACGTCCTTCATTTACACTTGCTGAAATAGAAGAAATGATATCTTTTGTAAAATCTTTGAAAGAAGATGTTGTCATTTTTGTCGATAATTGCTATGGTGAGTTTGTAGAAGAACTTGAACCATGCCACGTAGGTGCAGATTTAATGGCGGGATCATTAATAAAAAATCCAGGTGGAGGAATCGCAAAAACAGGTGGATATATTGTAGGTAAAAAATCACTTGTGGAAGCATGCTCTTATCGGATGACATCACCTGGCATTGGTGCAGAAGCAGGTGCTTCCCTTTACAGCTTACAAGAAATGTATCAAGGATTCTTTTTAGCACCACATGTTGTAGGACAAGCTCTTAAAGGTGCTGTTTTCACATCTTCCTTCTTAGAAGAACTTGGGTTGCAGACGAATCCATCCTGGAATAGTACGAGAACAGATCTAATTCAATCTGTTCAATTCAATGATGCTAAGCTAATGGTTGCTTTTTGCCAGGCAATTCAATATGCTTCACCAATTAATTCACATGTGACACCATATCCGAACTATATGCCTGGTTACGAGGATGATGTAATCATGGCTGCGGGAACATTCATCCAAGGTGCTAGTATTGAACTATCTGCAGACGGACCAATAAGAGCTCCGTTTGTTGCATATGTTCAAGGAGGACTCACATATTCCCATGTTAAAATAGCGATTTGTTCAGCTATAGATTCTTTACTAGATCAAGAGCTGCTCACGATAAATAGTTAA
- the hflX gene encoding GTPase HflX encodes MLDDHFQYSMEELASLTKTANGEVLINIIQKRDRPHPATYIGKGKVEELENLVDELEPDIVIFNDELSPSQLRNLSSNLDVRIIDRTQLILDIFAQRAKSKEGKLQVELAQLQYLLPRLAGQGIALSRQGAGIGTRGPGETQLETDRRHIRNRIHEIKQQLATVVSHRNRYRERRKKNQAFQIALVGYTNAGKSTIFNRLTTAGSFEEDLLFATLDPMTRKVVLPSNYQALITDTVGFIQDLPTTLVAAFRSTLEEVKEANLILHVVDSSNEDYANHEQTVYKLLEQLDVTDIPILTVYNKKDQAPSSFVPSPNEEYIQITAFSKEDLDTLMDQVESFAKDVMNQYSVKIPANEGRLLSQLKTESLIKKLIFNEQYELYEIEGFVLPTHSINGQLEKYNGEGKNNV; translated from the coding sequence ATGCTGGATGATCATTTTCAATATTCCATGGAAGAACTAGCTTCATTAACAAAGACCGCAAATGGTGAAGTGTTAATTAATATCATACAAAAACGTGACAGACCACACCCAGCTACATACATAGGAAAAGGAAAAGTTGAAGAATTAGAAAATCTAGTTGATGAGCTTGAGCCAGATATAGTTATCTTTAATGATGAGTTGTCACCGAGCCAACTAAGAAATTTATCATCTAATTTAGATGTGAGAATCATTGACCGTACACAACTTATCTTAGATATTTTTGCACAGCGAGCTAAATCTAAGGAAGGTAAGTTACAGGTTGAATTAGCGCAACTTCAATACTTGTTACCAAGACTTGCTGGACAGGGGATTGCACTCTCACGTCAAGGTGCGGGAATTGGGACGAGGGGACCTGGTGAGACACAACTTGAAACAGATCGTCGACATATACGTAATCGAATCCATGAAATCAAACAACAGCTTGCAACAGTTGTTAGTCACCGAAATAGATATAGAGAACGACGAAAAAAAAATCAAGCTTTTCAAATTGCTCTTGTAGGCTATACAAATGCGGGAAAATCCACAATATTTAATCGTTTGACAACAGCAGGAAGCTTTGAAGAGGATTTATTATTTGCAACACTTGATCCAATGACTCGCAAGGTGGTATTACCATCTAATTATCAAGCTCTTATTACAGATACAGTTGGGTTTATTCAAGATCTGCCAACAACGCTAGTAGCTGCCTTTCGTTCTACATTAGAAGAAGTGAAGGAAGCAAATTTGATTTTACATGTTGTGGATAGCTCAAATGAGGATTATGCAAACCATGAACAAACCGTTTATAAACTTCTTGAGCAGTTAGACGTAACAGATATCCCAATTCTAACTGTTTACAATAAAAAGGATCAAGCACCAAGCTCATTTGTACCATCACCGAATGAAGAGTATATCCAAATTACCGCATTTTCAAAAGAGGATTTGGATACCCTGATGGATCAAGTAGAGAGTTTTGCAAAGGATGTAATGAATCAATATAGTGTGAAAATACCTGCAAATGAAGGAAGGTTACTATCTCAATTAAAAACAGAATCATTGATTAAAAAGTTAATTTTTAATGAACAGTATGAACTGTATGAAATTGAAGGATTCGTACTCCCAACTCATTCAATAAATGGACAGCTAGAGAAGTATAATGGAGAGGGTAAGAATAATGTTTAA
- a CDS encoding trimeric intracellular cation channel family protein → MTWEVLSIIGTIAFAISGAIVAMEEEYDILGIYILGIVTAFGGGAIRNLLIGVPVTALWEQGVLFQIALFAMTTVFLFPHSLLKHWHKWGNFTDAIGLSAFAIQGALYAVNMGHPTSAVVVAAVLTGSGGGIVRDLLAGRKPLVLRAEIYAFWAIIAGLLIGFEVVKQPIELYILFIGIVVLRVFSYTYNWKLPNRSLQTLSKEQSL, encoded by the coding sequence ATGACATGGGAAGTATTAAGTATTATCGGGACGATTGCTTTTGCAATAAGCGGAGCAATTGTAGCAATGGAAGAGGAGTATGATATTTTAGGGATATATATACTAGGTATTGTCACAGCATTTGGTGGCGGTGCAATTCGAAACCTTTTAATTGGAGTTCCGGTCACTGCATTATGGGAACAAGGGGTACTCTTTCAAATTGCCCTTTTTGCAATGACAACTGTATTTCTTTTTCCACATAGTTTATTAAAGCATTGGCATAAATGGGGTAACTTTACTGATGCCATCGGTCTTTCTGCCTTTGCCATTCAGGGAGCACTTTATGCGGTGAACATGGGTCATCCAACAAGTGCAGTTGTTGTTGCAGCTGTCCTAACCGGAAGTGGCGGAGGGATTGTTAGAGATTTACTAGCAGGTCGTAAACCATTAGTGCTTCGAGCAGAGATCTATGCATTTTGGGCGATAATTGCAGGGCTTCTAATCGGTTTTGAAGTTGTCAAACAACCTATTGAATTATATATTTTATTCATTGGAATCGTTGTTCTCCGTGTATTTTCCTATACGTATAATTGGAAATTACCAAATCGCAGTTTACAAACATTATCAAAAGAACAATCATTATAG
- a CDS encoding DUF1259 domain-containing protein: MAINDESVCQQFAGIIGGQEGFAGGKCVATINRDDINATILGKRFRVTTSFSYESRDNSGRALCLGRIALLEKEVGGFVAAILNQGIKVSSVHNEWLFDNPNLIYVNIEDVDDPLIFARKVRRALRN; this comes from the coding sequence ATGGCGATTAATGATGAATCGGTTTGTCAACAGTTTGCAGGAATTATCGGTGGCCAAGAGGGATTCGCCGGTGGAAAATGCGTAGCAACAATAAATCGAGATGATATAAATGCTACAATCTTGGGAAAGCGTTTTAGAGTAACAACTTCTTTCTCATACGAATCAAGAGATAATTCTGGAAGAGCCTTGTGTCTAGGCAGGATAGCACTCTTGGAAAAAGAAGTAGGTGGATTTGTTGCTGCAATTCTTAATCAAGGAATAAAAGTTTCGTCGGTACACAACGAGTGGTTGTTTGATAATCCGAATTTGATTTACGTTAATATTGAAGACGTTGATGATCCACTAATTTTTGCAAGAAAGGTCAGAAGAGCGTTAAGAAACTAA